One part of the Cyprinus carpio isolate SPL01 chromosome B12, ASM1834038v1, whole genome shotgun sequence genome encodes these proteins:
- the LOC109063212 gene encoding protein atonal homolog 1-like — MPRPDGPYTQFIWREADRACSDPCPGAAVGWREERVQGRVTCDPCALVQLRLSGLAYPDEDQSAIARARRRRRLAANARERRRMLGLNVAFDRLRSVIPNVESDRKLSKSETLQMAQIYISTLSELLEERDCNPEFSYPMLATGVQDQVIVKGSMPTEETKPEQKNIPTCRIRSFAGNFGHPTCCDPKTPELLVDSHYIERSNGAK, encoded by the coding sequence ATGCCCCGTCCGGACGGCCCTTACACGCAGTTCATCTGGAGAGAGGCAGACAGAGCCTGCTCGGACCCGTGTCCCGGAGCCGCAGTGGGCTGGAGGGAGGAGAGGGTGCAGGGGAGGGTGACTTGTGACCCGTGCGCTCTGGTCCAGCTCCGGCTGTCTGGACTTGCATATCCCGACGAAGACCAGAGTGCCATCGCCCGAGCCCGGAGACGCCGCAGACTGGCCGCCAACGCCCGCGAGAGGAGGAGGATGCTGGGCTTGAACGTGGCCTTTGACCGCCTGAGGAGCGTCATTCCTAATGTGGAGAGCGACAGGAAGCTGTCCAAGTCTGAGACGCTTCAGATGGCGCAGATCTATATCAGCACTCTGAGCGAGCTGCTGGAGGAAAGAGACTGCAACCCGGAATTCAGTTACCCAATGTTAGCGACGGGCGTGCAGGATCAGGTCATCGTGAAGGGTTCAATGCCAACCGAAGAGACCAAACCGGAGCAGAAAAACATTCCAACCTGTAGGATAAGATCATTTGCTGGGAATTTTGGGCATCCCACTTGTTGTGACCCCAAAACACCTGAACTCTTAGTGGACTCTCACTATATAGAGAGGAGCAATGGAGCAAAATGA